In Eptesicus fuscus isolate TK198812 chromosome 23, DD_ASM_mEF_20220401, whole genome shotgun sequence, one genomic interval encodes:
- the SCN3B gene encoding sodium channel subunit beta-3: protein MPACGGALPLAAFTLAFWGICSPVCVEVPSETEAVQGNAMKLRCISCMKREEVEATTVVEWFYRPEGGKDFLIYEYRNGHQEVESPFQGRLQWDGSKDLQDVSITVLNVTLNDSGLYTCNVSREFEFEAHRPFVKTTRLIPLRVTEEAGEDFTSVVSEIMMYILLVFLTLWLLIEMIYCYRKVSKAEEAAQENASDYLAIPSENKENSVVPVEE from the exons GCATCTGCTCCCCAGTGTGCGTGGAGGTGCCCTCGGAGACGGAGGCCGTCCAGGGCAACGCCATGAAGCTGCGCTGCATCTCCTGCAtgaagagggaggaggtggaggccacCACGGTGGTGGAATGGTTCTACAGGCCCGAGGGCGGTAAAGATTTCCTT ATCTATGAGTATCGGAACGGCCACCAGGAGGTGGAGAGCCCCTTCCAGGGGCGCCTGCAGTGGGACGGCAGCAAGGACCTGCAGGACGTGTCCATCACGGTGCTCAACGTCACCCTCAACGACTCTGGTCTCTACACCTGCAACGTGTCCCGGGAGTTTGAGTTCGAGGCGCACCGCCCCTTCGTGAAGACCACGCGGCTGATCCCCCTCCGCGTCACCGAGGAGG CTGGAGAGGACTTCACCTCTGTCGTCTCAGAGATCATGATGTACATCCTCCTGGTCTTCCTCACGCTGTGGCTGCTCATTGAGATGATCTACTGCTACCGGAAGGTCTCCAAGGCTGAGGAGGCCGCCCAAGAGAACGC GTCCGACTACCTTGCCATCCCATCAGAGAACAAGGAGAACTCGGTGGTGCCAGTAGAGGAATAG